Genomic DNA from Hydrogenimonas thermophila:
AGTTGTGAAAGTGTCAGACTCCAGTTACGCATCGGCATTGTCCACTTTTTCTGTGCGTTCTGAATTCCCATATAGAGTAGTTTTAAAAGTGAATTTTCATTTGGGAATGCTCCTTTAGTTTTAGTTAATTTTCTGAACTGTCTATGTACAGATTCAATAATATTGGTTGTATAGATAATGCGTCTTATATCTGCTGGATATTTGAAGTAGTTGGACAAATTTTCCCACTTATTACGCCAAGAGGTAATAACA
This window encodes:
- a CDS encoding transposase, translating into VITSWRNKWENLSNYFKYPADIRRIIYTTNIIESVHRQFRKLTKTKGAFPNENSLLKLLYMGIQNAQKKWTMPMRNWSLTLSQLAIFFEGRLEEALEL